From Ignavibacteriales bacterium, a single genomic window includes:
- a CDS encoding SusD/RagB family nutrient-binding outer membrane lipoprotein encodes MRNFIIILTVAVFLAGLVGCEKYVTGFESNPLLPSDASALKVFNGAELSFTVFTEGFPAYLAAIWSQQLNGADRQFLTYVTYTCTTDDFNNDWSTAYAGALGNLRLVQDKAAAAGQLNLKGAAEILEGLHMGNVAALWGNVPYSEAITPPNFQPKFDGQLAVYTAVQKVLDQGIADFNANLVPLAQDALSMGGSATRWVKLGHSAKARYLMHVARGQAYSATILNQIITEGGLGITSLTGSEDVLTTHGSVQNQSQNLWYDFMVASRTGYMDAANTFIIPMLRAKKFDGKSSETGRLAFYFNAAQNNMNTTATGAYAINAGYPIFRASETHLLMAEAYVRLGNTASALTELNNARTYNNNVFKNTSAAFVATDFPTTADLQQAILNETYASLMHQTEAFSFLRRVNFAISYKDSAGVTKTLAPTKGTAFPQRFLYSTTEANANPNCPVEQTNAQFNKTPANQ; translated from the coding sequence ATGAGAAATTTCATAATCATACTCACAGTCGCAGTTTTCCTGGCGGGATTGGTCGGATGTGAGAAGTATGTTACCGGCTTCGAGTCCAATCCCCTTTTGCCATCCGATGCGTCGGCGCTCAAGGTCTTCAATGGAGCGGAGTTGTCATTCACCGTCTTCACAGAGGGCTTCCCGGCGTATCTGGCGGCTATTTGGTCACAGCAACTCAACGGTGCGGACCGTCAGTTCCTCACCTACGTGACATATACATGCACAACAGACGATTTCAACAATGATTGGAGCACGGCGTACGCAGGAGCGTTAGGCAACCTCCGGCTCGTACAAGACAAAGCCGCGGCCGCTGGTCAGCTCAACCTGAAAGGCGCTGCAGAGATCCTCGAAGGGCTGCACATGGGAAACGTGGCAGCACTCTGGGGAAATGTTCCATATTCCGAGGCCATCACGCCTCCAAACTTCCAACCAAAGTTCGACGGTCAACTCGCTGTCTATACGGCGGTCCAGAAAGTTCTTGATCAAGGAATCGCGGATTTCAATGCGAATCTGGTACCGCTTGCGCAAGATGCTTTATCAATGGGCGGAAGTGCCACACGCTGGGTAAAACTTGGTCATTCGGCGAAGGCGCGCTATCTCATGCACGTCGCCCGCGGCCAGGCTTACAGTGCAACAATTCTGAACCAGATCATCACCGAGGGGGGACTGGGCATCACGAGTCTTACAGGATCGGAAGATGTCCTGACCACCCATGGATCAGTTCAGAATCAGAGTCAGAACCTCTGGTACGATTTCATGGTGGCTTCTCGCACCGGCTACATGGATGCGGCCAACACTTTCATCATCCCCATGTTGCGGGCGAAGAAGTTCGACGGCAAATCAAGTGAGACCGGAAGGCTCGCGTTCTATTTCAACGCAGCTCAGAATAACATGAACACGACCGCTACCGGGGCTTACGCGATCAATGCCGGATACCCCATCTTCCGTGCATCTGAAACGCACTTGCTTATGGCAGAGGCATATGTCCGTCTCGGCAATACTGCGAGCGCGTTGACGGAACTGAACAATGCCCGGACCTACAACAACAACGTGTTCAAGAACACATCCGCGGCGTTTGTTGCGACAGATTTCCCGACGACGGCAGACCTCCAGCAGGCCATTCTGAATGAGACATATGCTTCCCTCATGCACCAGACGGAAGCATTCAGTTTCCTGCGCCGGGTGAACTTCGCGATATCGTATAAGGATTCTGCCGGGGTGACGAAGACGCTGGCACCGACGAAGGGAACAGCGTTCCCGCAACGGTTCCTGTATTCGACGACCGAAGCGAACGCCAACCCGAACTGCCCGGTCGAGCAGACGAACGCGCAATTCAACAAGACACCTGCCAACCAGTAG
- a CDS encoding alpha/beta fold hydrolase has protein sequence MSILLALLLFALLFLITAAATIFVFGPLLVLQPHLRTRAWYGTFTDLLEPRDAGLPQEDLVLSTQEGFRLRCWFVRQPGNGRGTIIYLHGVGDCMIGGVPYARLFFERGFNVFLYDSRRHGISEGPYCTYGYHEKRDLSIVLDHLCSRTDATIGKIGVFGTSMGAAVALQAAAVDSRIDAIVAEASFTDLRTVMVDYQKRIIKLPWHFLRNLAMSRSQKLAGFKARYVSPIHAVRNVRKPVLFIHGTDDTKIRMEYSRVLYDNANQPKELLLVHQGDHTNLLNVGGSEYEQRIMDFFEKYLSENIEIG, from the coding sequence ATGTCCATTCTCCTGGCGCTGCTCCTTTTCGCCCTGCTGTTCCTCATTACAGCTGCGGCGACGATTTTCGTCTTCGGCCCCCTCCTGGTTCTTCAACCCCATCTCCGGACGCGCGCCTGGTACGGCACATTTACCGATCTCCTCGAACCACGTGACGCGGGACTTCCACAGGAAGACCTCGTCTTGTCCACACAAGAGGGGTTCAGGCTCAGGTGCTGGTTTGTCCGCCAGCCGGGGAACGGACGGGGCACGATCATCTATCTGCACGGGGTGGGTGACTGCATGATCGGCGGGGTTCCCTATGCACGGTTGTTCTTTGAGAGAGGCTTCAACGTCTTCCTCTATGATTCCCGCCGGCACGGGATCAGCGAGGGTCCCTACTGCACCTACGGTTATCATGAGAAGCGCGATCTCTCGATTGTTCTTGATCATCTGTGCTCGCGCACTGACGCCACGATCGGAAAGATCGGGGTGTTCGGAACATCGATGGGAGCCGCGGTGGCATTGCAGGCTGCTGCAGTTGATTCGAGAATCGACGCCATTGTTGCCGAGGCAAGTTTCACGGACCTTCGGACGGTGATGGTAGACTACCAGAAACGGATCATCAAACTGCCCTGGCATTTCCTGCGCAACCTGGCGATGAGCCGGTCACAGAAACTCGCCGGGTTCAAGGCCCGGTATGTCTCGCCAATCCACGCCGTGAGAAACGTCCGCAAACCGGTTCTGTTCATTCACGGAACGGACGATACAAAGATTCGTATGGAGTATTCCCGGGTGCTTTATGACAACGCGAATCAGCCGAAGGAACTGCTGCTCGTTCATCAGGGCGATCACACAAACCTGCTCAATGTCGGCGGGAGCGAGTACGAGCAGAGGATTATGGACTTCTTTGAGAAGTATCTTTCGGAGAACATCGAGATCGGTTAA
- a CDS encoding glycosyltransferase — protein sequence MAHDLKIALVHDWLTGMRGGEKVLEAICELYPRAPLFTLLHNRGSVSPVIEEREIHTSFIDRLPLKTTQYRNYLPIFPDAIESFDFSGYDLILSTSHAVAKGARPSPGALHICYCHTPMRYVWELYDQYFGPGRAGFVTRTAMSFVAPRLRRWDVATSSRVSAFVANSRHVAERIMKYYQRSSDVIYPPVNVDQFSISREDKGYYLIVSALVPYKRVDLAIETFKKSGERLLVVGTGPELSRLRSLAPGNIEFLGWRSDAELAMLYAGCRALIFPGIEDFGIVPLEAMASGKPVVAFGQGGALETVVDDPLRGTGVFFHEQTPAALEEALVKLRTRTIDPAEIRRHAEQFNRSIFKENYRRYVEQKVIALQVRRP from the coding sequence ATGGCGCATGATCTGAAAATCGCGTTGGTTCACGACTGGCTCACCGGCATGCGCGGAGGTGAGAAGGTGTTGGAAGCGATCTGCGAACTGTATCCCCGTGCACCGTTGTTCACTCTTCTTCACAACAGGGGGAGCGTTTCACCCGTTATCGAGGAGAGGGAGATTCATACGTCGTTCATCGACCGTCTTCCATTGAAGACAACGCAATACCGCAACTACCTTCCAATCTTTCCAGATGCGATTGAATCGTTCGATTTCTCAGGATATGACCTCATTCTATCGACAAGCCACGCGGTCGCCAAAGGAGCGCGCCCCTCGCCTGGCGCCCTGCACATCTGCTATTGCCACACTCCGATGCGGTATGTGTGGGAGTTGTATGACCAATATTTCGGACCCGGGCGGGCGGGTTTTGTGACCCGGACTGCAATGTCGTTTGTCGCTCCTCGTCTCCGACGTTGGGATGTTGCCACCAGCAGCAGGGTGAGCGCTTTTGTTGCGAACTCACGCCATGTTGCTGAGCGCATTATGAAATACTACCAAAGAAGTTCGGATGTCATCTATCCTCCGGTCAATGTGGATCAATTCTCCATCTCCAGGGAGGACAAAGGCTACTATCTCATTGTCAGCGCTCTCGTACCGTACAAGCGTGTAGATCTCGCGATAGAGACATTCAAGAAATCCGGTGAGAGGCTGCTCGTCGTTGGGACGGGGCCTGAGTTGTCCAGGTTGCGATCTCTTGCCCCTGGCAATATCGAGTTTCTCGGATGGCGATCGGATGCTGAGTTGGCAATGCTCTATGCCGGGTGCCGGGCGTTGATTTTTCCCGGAATAGAGGATTTCGGTATCGTCCCACTCGAGGCGATGGCCAGCGGCAAACCCGTCGTTGCCTTCGGTCAGGGAGGAGCACTGGAAACGGTTGTCGATGACCCACTTCGTGGGACAGGTGTCTTCTTCCATGAGCAAACTCCAGCCGCTCTCGAAGAAGCCCTCGTGAAACTCCGCACCCGTACAATTGATCCGGCTGAGATTCGCAGGCATGCCGAACAATTCAATCGGAGCATTTTCAAGGAGAACTATCGCAGATATGTTGAGCAAAAGGTGATCGCTCTTCAGGTCCGGAGGCCCTGA
- a CDS encoding SusC/RagA family TonB-linked outer membrane protein gives MRKLSCYIFVSLIALALGASVALAQLGTIKGTITDAQTGEAMIGANVFLEKTSYGAASDSKGVYTIQNVLPGPYTLVVSYIGYEQYRVSVAVQSDKTSAVDIKLKSSAVTLSGVVVTAIGTRVEREKMGVSVSSVNAASLATVGTNDLVAGLAAKAPGITTIESTGDPGAATRIVLRGVRSLNNNNSPLIVLDGVPIFSGTSIGGGTAYVAAESRVNDINPDNIESIEVYKGPAAAALWGSRAANGVIAITTKSGGQTGSKKLSISVRSRTSGDQLLREFPLQQKFGQGQNGAFLFNGVRSWGDPIWLRAGGADALDRTNYQYATIVTKNSKDVFNHATDLFRNPITVDAGVTLRGGDEWSDFLVDMSQLNQQGIILSNSDLLRTSIRANATRRFTENVIVKITSQYVRSKTSRIQQGSNVSGLLLGGLRTPPDFNQSPYLTDYVSPTGAITYGVQRTFRNMSANPALGPGFNNPLYIIYNIPTTLNTDRLLGTVELTYDPMKWLNFVYRLGGDYYTDREVSTYPPGDASYPTGDTYRSFNTNYQVNSDLLGTAKYDYNENINGSLMLGFHIDHRQNHSISTDATAFILYDAPATFSNALNYAPGEGFSIIRSAAVFGEATLDLYKQVFIRGTGRLESASTYGADATKSYFYPSASVAWQFTEVPLFKDNGILSYGKLRVAYGTAANQPGAYVTKTYFGNALPGNGWQTGLSGIQYGGAPLRGTRLGNTTLKPEMTSETEFGLDLRFLNDRLSVGVTQYVNKTTDALLNVTVAPTSGYTSQTANAAKLENSGTELQIMAEWLRIEPFSWNTTINWSKNKNLVTDLAGVSVITLAGFVGSTSSAILNQPVGILYGTRWARNADQTIKLDANGFPQIDATSGILGDPNPDWRAGFINTLRYERLALNVVLDIKKGGKVWNGTKGALYSYGTHGDMDMWTTISSAQAAALKNWAGNTPSKVIAGSTTQKRYYTNADGSVSFRGKIGNFGAGDVILDEDWYRNGLANGFNGPTEQFVEDAGYVRLREVSLSYSMPLHFLGLQNLTVSVTGRNLALWTDYTGNDPETNLQGTGNGIGIDYFNNPTTKSWTISLQIDY, from the coding sequence ATGCGAAAATTATCTTGCTACATTTTTGTCTCGCTGATCGCGCTTGCGTTGGGAGCCTCCGTGGCTCTGGCGCAGCTCGGAACGATCAAAGGAACGATCACCGATGCGCAGACCGGCGAAGCCATGATCGGAGCGAACGTCTTCCTCGAGAAGACTTCGTACGGCGCTGCATCCGATAGCAAAGGTGTGTACACGATTCAAAATGTACTGCCCGGACCCTACACGCTCGTCGTCAGTTACATCGGCTATGAGCAGTACCGAGTTTCCGTAGCGGTGCAGAGCGACAAGACATCAGCGGTCGACATCAAATTGAAGTCGAGTGCCGTTACGCTGAGCGGTGTCGTCGTCACGGCGATCGGCACACGAGTCGAACGCGAGAAGATGGGCGTCTCGGTTTCGAGCGTCAACGCTGCATCACTTGCCACCGTCGGCACGAATGATCTCGTGGCAGGCCTTGCCGCGAAAGCACCGGGCATTACTACCATCGAATCAACGGGCGACCCGGGCGCTGCAACAAGAATCGTCTTACGCGGCGTGCGATCACTCAACAACAACAACTCCCCTCTGATCGTTTTGGATGGTGTTCCTATCTTCAGCGGCACATCGATCGGCGGTGGAACAGCATATGTCGCCGCAGAGTCGAGGGTGAACGATATCAATCCTGATAATATCGAATCGATCGAAGTGTACAAAGGTCCCGCGGCGGCGGCCCTGTGGGGCTCACGAGCTGCAAACGGCGTCATCGCTATCACGACAAAATCCGGAGGGCAGACTGGAAGCAAGAAGCTGAGCATTTCTGTCCGTTCCCGGACAAGCGGAGATCAGCTGCTGCGCGAGTTCCCCCTGCAGCAGAAATTTGGACAGGGTCAAAACGGGGCATTCTTGTTCAACGGTGTCCGTTCGTGGGGAGACCCGATCTGGTTGAGAGCCGGCGGCGCGGATGCTCTTGATCGAACGAACTATCAATACGCGACCATTGTTACGAAGAACTCCAAAGACGTCTTCAACCACGCGACTGATCTATTCCGGAACCCGATCACCGTGGATGCCGGCGTAACCCTGCGCGGCGGCGACGAATGGAGTGATTTCCTCGTGGACATGAGTCAACTGAACCAACAGGGGATCATCCTATCGAACTCAGATCTGCTACGGACTTCGATCCGGGCAAATGCCACCCGGCGGTTCACTGAAAACGTTATTGTCAAAATCACTTCTCAGTATGTCCGCAGCAAGACGAGCCGCATCCAGCAGGGGTCGAACGTATCCGGGCTTCTCCTCGGAGGCCTTCGCACCCCGCCAGATTTCAATCAGAGCCCCTACCTGACCGATTATGTTTCGCCGACGGGAGCAATCACGTACGGGGTTCAGCGGACGTTCAGAAATATGTCCGCCAACCCGGCTTTGGGCCCAGGGTTTAACAATCCCCTTTACATCATTTATAACATTCCGACGACGCTCAACACCGACCGCCTGCTCGGCACCGTGGAGCTTACCTACGACCCGATGAAGTGGTTGAATTTCGTCTACCGGCTTGGAGGCGACTACTACACTGACCGTGAAGTCTCGACGTACCCGCCCGGCGATGCAAGTTATCCAACTGGCGATACGTATCGATCATTCAACACGAACTACCAGGTCAATTCCGATTTGCTGGGGACGGCGAAATATGATTACAACGAGAACATCAACGGATCGCTGATGCTCGGATTCCACATCGATCATCGCCAGAACCACTCGATTTCAACCGATGCGACCGCCTTCATTCTCTATGATGCTCCGGCGACATTCAGCAACGCGCTGAACTATGCTCCGGGTGAAGGATTCTCGATCATTCGATCGGCGGCGGTCTTCGGTGAAGCTACCCTCGATCTCTACAAACAGGTGTTCATACGAGGAACGGGTCGTTTGGAGAGTGCCTCCACCTACGGCGCGGACGCAACGAAGTCGTATTTCTATCCCTCCGCGAGCGTCGCTTGGCAGTTTACTGAGGTACCTCTCTTCAAAGACAACGGCATTCTGAGCTACGGCAAACTCCGTGTCGCATACGGAACTGCCGCCAATCAGCCGGGAGCCTATGTGACCAAGACGTATTTTGGAAACGCGTTACCCGGAAACGGTTGGCAGACAGGGTTGAGCGGTATTCAATACGGAGGTGCTCCACTCCGCGGAACCAGGCTTGGAAATACGACTCTGAAGCCAGAGATGACCTCGGAGACGGAATTCGGACTCGATCTCCGCTTCCTCAACGATCGTCTCTCAGTAGGCGTAACACAATATGTTAACAAGACCACCGATGCTCTCTTGAACGTAACTGTCGCTCCAACTTCGGGCTATACCTCGCAGACTGCGAATGCAGCCAAACTGGAAAACTCGGGCACAGAGTTGCAGATAATGGCAGAGTGGCTTCGCATCGAGCCGTTCTCATGGAACACGACCATCAACTGGTCCAAGAACAAGAACCTGGTCACAGATTTGGCCGGCGTCAGCGTTATCACTTTGGCGGGCTTTGTTGGTTCCACGTCCTCCGCAATTCTGAATCAACCCGTAGGCATCCTGTATGGCACCAGGTGGGCACGGAATGCAGATCAAACCATAAAGCTCGACGCGAACGGCTTTCCGCAGATCGACGCCACATCGGGAATTCTCGGCGACCCGAATCCGGATTGGCGGGCAGGTTTCATCAATACTCTCCGCTATGAGAGACTCGCGCTCAATGTCGTCCTCGACATCAAGAAAGGCGGCAAAGTATGGAATGGCACAAAGGGCGCGCTCTATTCGTACGGCACGCATGGTGACATGGACATGTGGACCACAATCAGTTCTGCTCAGGCCGCGGCCTTGAAAAACTGGGCTGGCAATACACCGTCCAAAGTCATCGCTGGCTCAACCACACAGAAGCGCTACTACACGAATGCCGATGGTTCAGTCTCCTTCCGTGGAAAGATCGGGAATTTCGGCGCCGGGGACGTGATCCTTGATGAAGATTGGTACCGAAACGGCCTGGCGAACGGATTCAACGGACCAACAGAGCAGTTTGTGGAAGATGCCGGCTACGTGAGGCTGCGCGAAGTTTCCTTGTCGTACTCCATGCCGCTTCACTTCCTGGGGTTGCAGAACCTCACCGTCAGCGTTACGGGACGCAATCTGGCCCTGTGGACGGACTACACCGGCAACGATCCTGAAACCAATCTGCAGGGAACAGGCAACGGCATCGGAATAGACTACTTTAATAACCCAACCACAAAATCCTGGACCATCTCGCTCCAGATTGACTACTAA
- the rlmD gene encoding 23S rRNA (uracil(1939)-C(5))-methyltransferase RlmD — MDSPRSTKLKHNDELVVQVEDAAFEGKTIARLEGFVIFVEGAVPGDTVRVRILKAKKNYAEAKVVSLEKPSQYRVAPRCRHFGSCGGCKWQHVEYQKQLRFKQQHVVDSFERIGGFPSPNVLPIIGAEDVFFYRNKMEYSFAEQEWLETPPESVPDPTNSKLETPISKLFLGLHVPQRYDKVLEITECHLQSEVSNAILNFTRAFARRENLPVYSSDANEGYLRFLVIREGKRTQETMVNLVTFEDRPEIMKNYAGELLAAVPSVTTIVNTINSKKAQIAFGDTEKVYAGEGVIRERLGGLYFTISSSSFFQTNTAQAERLYSTAKEFGALQKTDIVWDLYSGTGSIALFVSDAVRHVIGVESVADAVNNAERNALSNKVTNCSFVLGDLKDRLTKDRAWIESHPKPDVMIIDPPRSGMHPKVVEEILKIAPGRIVYVSCNPATQARDVKDLAAKYDIVALQPVDMFPHTYHIENVARLTLRQ; from the coding sequence ATGGATTCACCCCGTTCAACCAAGTTAAAGCACAATGACGAACTCGTCGTGCAGGTGGAAGACGCCGCTTTCGAGGGGAAGACTATTGCCCGATTGGAAGGATTTGTCATTTTTGTCGAGGGGGCCGTTCCCGGCGATACGGTGCGAGTCCGCATTCTGAAGGCCAAGAAAAATTATGCGGAAGCGAAGGTCGTTTCCCTGGAGAAGCCGTCGCAATACCGTGTGGCGCCGCGTTGCCGTCACTTCGGGTCATGCGGAGGATGCAAGTGGCAGCATGTCGAGTATCAGAAGCAGCTCCGGTTCAAGCAGCAGCACGTCGTCGATTCCTTCGAACGGATCGGCGGGTTCCCAAGCCCCAATGTACTTCCGATCATCGGTGCCGAGGACGTCTTCTTCTATCGGAACAAAATGGAGTATTCCTTCGCTGAGCAGGAATGGCTCGAAACTCCTCCTGAGAGCGTACCTGATCCAACCAACTCTAAACTCGAAACTCCAATCTCAAAACTCTTCCTGGGTCTTCACGTTCCCCAACGGTACGACAAGGTCCTCGAAATAACCGAGTGCCACCTGCAGTCGGAAGTCTCCAACGCGATCCTCAATTTCACCCGGGCATTTGCCCGACGCGAGAATCTTCCGGTCTACTCATCCGACGCTAACGAGGGTTACCTGCGTTTTCTTGTCATTCGAGAGGGAAAACGGACTCAGGAGACCATGGTGAACCTCGTCACGTTTGAAGATCGACCGGAAATCATGAAAAACTATGCCGGGGAGTTGCTTGCGGCAGTGCCTTCGGTGACGACAATCGTCAACACGATCAATTCCAAAAAGGCTCAGATCGCGTTTGGCGACACGGAGAAAGTCTATGCCGGAGAAGGGGTTATACGGGAGCGGTTGGGAGGGCTGTACTTCACTATTTCGTCCAGTTCGTTCTTCCAGACAAACACCGCGCAGGCCGAACGTCTCTACTCGACGGCGAAGGAGTTCGGCGCCCTTCAGAAAACGGACATCGTGTGGGACTTGTACTCCGGGACGGGGTCGATTGCCTTGTTCGTCTCGGACGCCGTACGACATGTTATCGGCGTGGAGTCCGTCGCAGATGCCGTGAACAATGCCGAGAGAAATGCGCTTTCCAACAAGGTCACGAATTGCAGCTTTGTGCTCGGCGATCTGAAGGACCGTTTGACGAAGGATCGTGCATGGATCGAATCACACCCGAAGCCGGATGTCATGATCATCGATCCGCCGAGAAGCGGCATGCACCCGAAGGTGGTAGAGGAGATCCTGAAGATCGCGCCGGGGCGGATCGTTTATGTCAGCTGCAATCCGGCGACGCAGGCGAGAGATGTGAAAGACCTTGCGGCGAAGTATGACATTGTAGCTCTTCAGCCCGTCGATATGTTCCCTCACACGTATCACATCGAAAACGTAGCCCGCCTCACTCTGCGCCAATAA
- a CDS encoding M28 family metallopeptidase has protein sequence MTRRTSSFLLLFASVSLAWAQTQTPFSTDSAAAYLRTISVDIGARPMGSPNERRGMEFALSKFREFGLHEAYIMPMREYPGFRGGTPTNTQSGVAVGVLRGATDRIIVLGAHMDSADPDVPGANDDGSGSAVILELARVLSQRVNESTIVFALFGGEEAGLQGSKYFVEHFPDLNRVALMLQVDMANGSPLLFPTLDAGGRSAPEWLVRASYEEFSRLGQTGLHFPTDFFVFMGAMPGGGVGSDHEPFLEKDIPAIDFTSDARDPIHTPQDNFDNFKVSGLKRSGDLIYKLVERFDGGVPEEKTGRYFLYQTGSYPFFVPIWALWTFIFVSVSVSIAALILVRRRRKFYEGTMRPKVPGLKLFLLMIIIQVCVWLSENVVSLLKGVRYPWMTDINGYYVLAFLGACLGIWLSLRLSPKLRLRHDAYSYYLRAFVFLVLFVVLASLSSAKLALYPATALFLLGLAMIVRQPMLKLLFWLLSPHFMFRLLFTETFDFLARFMHAQPEITPVVNSLVVLSYILFFSIWAFPFLLGFAAVYFDSAKDLLWLKTLKQRTAAIIAAALFVVMVVFLLQENSYSKEWKPSVRIEQSFNLDSTRGNLSVRSPEYLGGTHLAFAGIDTTIAGKTTEVTFERSLSLPADPWIRIVRTIQTARKDSMLTVELVVNLNMKHRPVKLKVSYSGMKGKLVNAASPYASGTTEGSISLQWASFPDTLLTIPISFSIPARDSIGIREHLEAYFVEEPVPISVETREPSSLVRKAHFLRDGIIKLQ, from the coding sequence ATGACAAGAAGAACTTCTTCCTTCCTTCTGCTTTTCGCTTCCGTCTCCCTTGCGTGGGCTCAGACGCAGACACCGTTTTCAACAGACAGCGCGGCGGCATATCTGCGCACGATTTCGGTCGATATCGGGGCACGTCCGATGGGTTCGCCGAATGAGCGGAGGGGAATGGAATTCGCTCTCAGCAAGTTTCGGGAATTCGGGCTCCATGAGGCGTACATCATGCCTATGAGAGAATATCCGGGCTTTCGGGGAGGCACTCCCACGAACACGCAAAGCGGGGTTGCTGTCGGCGTTCTGCGCGGAGCGACGGACCGGATCATCGTCCTCGGGGCACACATGGACTCCGCCGATCCGGATGTTCCGGGCGCCAACGATGACGGTTCGGGAAGCGCAGTGATACTGGAACTGGCGCGGGTCCTCTCCCAACGGGTGAATGAATCGACGATCGTCTTTGCACTGTTCGGCGGCGAAGAAGCCGGACTTCAGGGATCGAAGTACTTTGTGGAGCATTTTCCCGATTTGAATCGGGTCGCTTTGATGCTCCAGGTGGACATGGCGAACGGGTCTCCACTTCTTTTTCCCACACTTGACGCCGGCGGGCGCAGCGCACCGGAGTGGCTCGTGCGAGCTTCGTATGAGGAGTTCTCCAGGCTCGGACAGACAGGCCTCCATTTTCCAACTGATTTCTTCGTCTTCATGGGTGCCATGCCCGGAGGAGGCGTGGGTTCAGACCACGAACCTTTTCTCGAGAAGGATATTCCGGCAATTGATTTCACCTCGGATGCCCGCGATCCCATCCACACGCCGCAGGACAACTTCGATAACTTCAAGGTAAGCGGACTCAAGCGCTCGGGAGATTTGATCTACAAGCTGGTGGAGAGATTTGATGGCGGCGTTCCGGAAGAAAAAACGGGAAGGTATTTCCTGTATCAAACCGGTTCATATCCCTTCTTTGTCCCCATCTGGGCTCTCTGGACTTTCATCTTCGTTTCAGTGTCTGTTTCTATTGCAGCCTTGATTCTCGTGCGGAGGCGGAGGAAATTCTACGAGGGGACTATGCGACCGAAGGTCCCGGGGCTCAAGCTGTTCCTCCTGATGATCATCATACAAGTCTGTGTCTGGCTTTCTGAAAATGTTGTTTCGCTTCTCAAAGGAGTTCGATATCCGTGGATGACCGACATCAACGGCTATTACGTTCTGGCCTTTCTTGGTGCATGCCTTGGAATCTGGCTTTCACTCCGCCTTTCTCCAAAACTCCGGCTCCGCCACGATGCTTACTCGTACTATCTCCGCGCGTTTGTTTTTCTTGTGCTCTTTGTTGTGCTGGCATCGCTCAGCTCGGCAAAACTTGCGCTCTACCCCGCCACGGCCCTTTTCCTGCTCGGCCTGGCAATGATTGTGCGACAGCCGATGTTGAAACTGCTATTCTGGCTCCTGTCGCCCCATTTCATGTTTCGACTCCTTTTCACAGAGACGTTTGATTTCCTCGCGCGGTTCATGCATGCGCAGCCCGAGATCACACCCGTGGTCAATAGTCTGGTGGTCCTTTCTTACATCCTCTTCTTCTCGATCTGGGCATTTCCGTTTCTACTCGGATTTGCAGCGGTGTACTTCGACTCGGCGAAAGACCTGCTATGGTTGAAGACGTTGAAGCAGCGGACCGCTGCGATTATCGCGGCTGCGCTCTTCGTTGTCATGGTGGTTTTTCTCCTGCAGGAGAATTCCTATTCGAAGGAGTGGAAGCCATCGGTCCGGATTGAACAATCTTTCAATCTGGATTCGACACGCGGTAATCTTTCTGTCCGGAGTCCTGAGTACCTGGGCGGCACGCATCTCGCTTTCGCCGGCATCGACACGACCATCGCAGGGAAGACAACTGAGGTCACCTTTGAGCGCTCACTCTCTCTACCAGCCGATCCATGGATCCGAATTGTCCGGACGATACAGACAGCGCGCAAGGACAGCATGCTCACGGTGGAACTCGTTGTGAACCTGAACATGAAACACCGTCCCGTCAAACTCAAAGTCAGCTATTCAGGAATGAAGGGGAAGCTGGTCAACGCAGCTTCTCCGTACGCTTCAGGGACAACTGAAGGCTCAATTTCGCTCCAATGGGCTTCATTTCCGGACACTTTGCTCACGATTCCGATCAGTTTTTCCATTCCCGCCCGGGACAGCATCGGTATTCGCGAGCATCTGGAGGCGTACTTTGTAGAGGAACCCGTGCCCATCAGCGTCGAAACCAGAGAGCCATCGTCCCTTGTACGCAAGGCGCACTTCCTTCGGGACGGTATCATCAAGCTGCAGTAG